In Streptomyces sclerotialus, one genomic interval encodes:
- the ctaD gene encoding aa3-type cytochrome oxidase subunit I has product MTTVSEPVSPVPAHRKLSRGQVVVSWLTTTDHKKIGHLYLITSFLFFLIGGLLAMVIRAELARPGLQILSNEQYNQAFTLHGTVMLLLFATPTFAGFANAIMPLQIGSPDVAFPRLNMLSYWLFAFGGLIVMAGLLTSNGTADFGWTAYTPLSRHERSPSVGADMWIMGLALSGFGTILGAVNFITTIICMRAPGMTMFRMPIFTWNVLLTSVLVLLAFPVLAAALLVLEADRRFGSHVFDPANGGSLLWQHLFWFFGHPEVYILALPFFGVVTEIIPVFARKPIFGYVGLIGATIAITGLSVTVWAHHMFATGAVLLPFFAFMSFLIAIPTGVKFFNWIGTMWRGSLSFETPMLWAVGFLVTFLFGGLTGVLLASPPLDFHVTDTYFVVAHFHYVLFGTIVFAMFGGFYFWWPKMTGTMLDERIGKIHFWTLFLGFHATFLIQHWLGAEGMPRRYADYLAADGFTALNTLSSIGAFLLGLSTLPFLYNVWKTAKYGKKVDTDDPWGYGRSLEWATSCPPPRHNFCTLPRIRSESPAFDLHHPDIAALDAAVTASEGRDVLDKAEEAPRSPSGDPEKP; this is encoded by the coding sequence ATGACGACTGTTTCCGAGCCGGTGTCTCCCGTACCGGCCCATAGGAAGCTCAGCCGGGGCCAGGTGGTGGTGAGCTGGCTGACGACCACCGATCACAAGAAGATCGGCCACCTGTACCTGATCACTTCCTTCCTCTTCTTCCTGATCGGCGGCCTGCTGGCCATGGTCATCCGGGCCGAACTCGCCCGCCCCGGCCTGCAGATCCTCTCCAACGAGCAGTACAACCAGGCGTTCACCCTGCACGGCACCGTCATGCTGCTGCTGTTCGCCACCCCGACCTTCGCCGGCTTCGCCAACGCGATCATGCCGTTGCAGATCGGCTCACCGGATGTGGCCTTCCCGCGGCTGAACATGCTGTCCTACTGGCTCTTCGCGTTCGGCGGCCTCATCGTCATGGCAGGGCTGCTCACCAGCAACGGCACCGCCGACTTCGGCTGGACCGCCTACACCCCGCTCAGTCGGCACGAACGCAGCCCCAGCGTCGGCGCCGACATGTGGATCATGGGCCTGGCACTGTCCGGCTTCGGCACCATCCTCGGTGCCGTCAACTTCATCACCACCATCATCTGCATGCGCGCTCCGGGCATGACGATGTTCCGGATGCCGATCTTCACCTGGAACGTGCTGCTGACCAGCGTCCTGGTGCTGCTGGCCTTCCCCGTGCTGGCCGCCGCGCTGCTCGTGCTGGAGGCGGACCGGCGCTTCGGCTCGCACGTCTTCGATCCGGCCAACGGCGGCTCCCTGCTGTGGCAGCACCTGTTCTGGTTCTTCGGCCATCCCGAGGTCTACATCCTGGCGCTGCCGTTCTTCGGTGTGGTCACTGAGATCATCCCGGTGTTCGCGCGCAAACCCATCTTCGGTTACGTCGGGCTCATCGGCGCCACGATCGCCATCACCGGCCTGTCCGTCACCGTATGGGCCCACCACATGTTCGCCACGGGGGCCGTCCTGCTGCCCTTCTTCGCCTTCATGTCCTTCCTGATCGCCATTCCGACCGGGGTGAAGTTCTTCAACTGGATCGGCACGATGTGGCGGGGCTCGCTGTCGTTCGAGACGCCGATGCTGTGGGCGGTCGGCTTCCTCGTCACCTTCCTCTTCGGCGGGCTGACCGGCGTCCTGCTGGCCTCGCCGCCGCTGGACTTCCACGTCACCGACACGTACTTCGTCGTCGCGCACTTCCACTACGTGCTCTTCGGCACCATCGTGTTCGCGATGTTCGGCGGCTTCTACTTCTGGTGGCCGAAGATGACCGGCACGATGCTCGACGAGCGCATCGGCAAAATCCACTTCTGGACGCTGTTCCTCGGCTTCCACGCCACCTTCCTGATCCAGCACTGGCTCGGGGCGGAAGGCATGCCGCGGCGTTACGCCGACTACCTGGCCGCCGACGGCTTCACCGCGCTGAACACCCTCTCCTCGATCGGCGCCTTCCTCCTCGGCCTGTCGACCCTGCCGTTCCTGTACAACGTGTGGAAGACCGCCAAGTACGGCAAGAAGGTCGACACGGACGATCCCTGGGGCTACGGCCGCTCACTGGAGTGGGCCACCTCCTGCCCGCCGCCCCGGCACAACTTCTGCACCCTGCCCCGCATCCGCTCCGAATCCCCCGCCTTCGACCTGCACCACCCCGACATCGCCGCCCTGGACGCGGCTGTGACGGCCTCCGAAGGGCGGGACGTCCTGGACAAGGCCGAGGAAGCACCCCGCTCCCCCTCCGGTGACCCGGAGAAGCCATGA
- a CDS encoding sigma-70 family RNA polymerase sigma factor translates to MSEPAISAPGPAAAGPGRPSAEERITALVLTYRQPLLRYVTGLLPADPQRAEDVVQETLLRAWLKSAASRARGARRETGWEPSLPWLFKVARNVVIDWSRRDSSRPAVPTGLPPETAVLTDEVARVVERTHVVELLAQLSRPHREVLVYTYLLGCSGPDTAHALGIPSGTVKSRLHHAMHHLRQAAALAARECA, encoded by the coding sequence ATGAGCGAACCGGCGATATCGGCCCCGGGGCCTGCTGCCGCCGGGCCGGGGCGCCCGTCCGCCGAGGAACGCATCACCGCACTTGTCCTGACGTACCGTCAGCCGTTGTTGCGGTATGTCACCGGCCTGCTGCCCGCCGACCCGCAGCGCGCGGAGGACGTCGTCCAGGAAACACTGTTGCGCGCCTGGCTGAAGAGTGCGGCCTCCCGCGCCCGCGGCGCCCGGCGCGAGACCGGGTGGGAACCGAGTCTGCCCTGGCTGTTCAAGGTCGCCCGTAACGTCGTGATCGACTGGAGTCGGCGTGACAGCTCCCGCCCCGCGGTGCCGACCGGGCTGCCGCCGGAGACGGCCGTTCTCACGGACGAGGTCGCGCGCGTCGTGGAGCGGACGCACGTCGTCGAGCTGCTCGCCCAACTGTCCCGCCCCCATCGAGAGGTTCTGGTGTACACATACCTGCTCGGCTGTTCCGGCCCCGATACGGCGCACGCCCTGGGCATTCCGTCCGGCACCGTGAAGTCCCGGCTGCACCACGCGATGCACCACCTGCGGCAGGCCGCCGCGCTCGCCGCGCGGGAGTGCGCGTGA